Below is a window of Rhodamnia argentea isolate NSW1041297 chromosome 11, ASM2092103v1, whole genome shotgun sequence DNA.
GGaaaaaatttagtttaaaaTGATGTGAAAGACAGTTCCCATTTCATTTCATATTACTTTAACATGCAGCTCTCATTCATATCATTTCTGATAGTAATTAATTGTTATGCCCTGCTCGATGTTCTGTTATATATCTGTCCATGatagaatttttggaattcagCATCTTCTGATTTAACTATCCTGTAATCAACTGGAAATTTTCTTGTAATGACAAAAAGACGTTATTATactattgttgttattattattgatgttgtcatcatcatcattatcattattattatcttGAAGTTAACTTGAAACTTTCTTTTAATGATAACAGCATATCCATCCTCCTTATTGTCCCACATTGTACTTTGTGATTGGTCATGCTTATTCTTTTGCTTTGATCAGGGCTGCGTACAAAGGATACGCTGACACAATCAGATTACTTCTTTTTAGAGATGCATCCCAGGGGAGACAAGATAAAGAAGGTGTAGTGAGTATACGCATGGCAATCACTTCCAGATGGCAGGAGAACTTCTATATTTACCTATTTACTCTTTAGAAGTGGTTTCTTGTGGGGACTTTTAGTTGTTCTAGCAGCGAGTGTTCCAGAAAATGCTGCATTTTGATTGTCTTTTCTCATGTTGCATCTGGTTCCAAACATGGAGTTTGCAGATGAGCCTGACTGGACCATACCGTTGGTAGTTGTGGTAGATGGTTTGTGATGCATGATGAATTGCCTAGGCAATGGTATTTTAGGCTAATTGAGTCATTTCTATATAATAATGAAGGAAAATATATTAGCTCAAACCTTGGGAATCCCCATACATACTATTAACTGGATAGATAAGTTTCTCTCTGTTATGAATGGTGAAGACAAAACAATAGGCTGTGGTGCAGCAGCTCAGAGGAACTTAATAACGGTTTAGCAGCTGGTATTCACAAAATTTGACTGTGTCAACCAACTTGACCTATTTTTTAGGTGGTCTTTACAGAGTGTTGTGCGGTATATGTtactttggttttcttttccatcttaGGGTCTATTGCATGCAATGCACATGAACTTGTTGAGATTTCTTAGTTGCTATCTTACTTCTGTTTTTTTTGGCAGAATATGTTGTGATTTCAGCATGCTGTATTAGCATTTTGTTCGATCAAAGCAGTTTTTAATGGTAAAAATTGGAGCAGTCACTTTTTCTAATGTGTTACTTTTTTGGATTGTGTGTTGTTAGGTTGTACCCCATTGCACTGGGCCGCATCAAGAGGAAATGTCGAGGCATGCACAGTGCTTGTCCTTGCAGGCACAAAGGAGGAGTTAAAGGTGAAAGATAATGCAGGAGTTACTCCAGCCCAACTTGCTTCAAATAGAGGTCACCGGGCTGTCGCTTATTTCCTTGTATGTATCTTCCTCACATCTTTGTGGCTAACTTTGAAGGAAATTAATGTCTAACCACTATTGCTAATATGGGCTTTACTTATGTAATAGTACATTATTTGATTTTATATCTTTGATCACGCAATTCCTTGAGACTTGCTTGGTGGAATAGTATATTTCTCCAGAAAAGTGTATTCTTTTGGCTACCCTCGCACATGCAATCACTCACCGCGTTTGTTTTCAATTCATTCAGTCCAATGCGGAGCGGGCAATGAGCAATCATTGGACTGACAAAATTCGGAGTGGGAAGATTGGTGATACTGGTTATGCTCCCGTTTTATTGTGCGTTATAATCAGTTGTACTATACTCTTCATCAACTCAGTTCTTGCCGGTAAAAAGCTAATATAAATAATTTACTTTTTGAAGATCATTATGCCCTTGTTTGCTTGTTATAAATCAATGCCTTGTTAATGTTACCAGCACCTGATCTCCCAAAGGTGACTGCATCTGTTGGCCTTTGGGCATGGACAGCTATCTCACTGGCAGTTGGTTCGCTGATAATGGTCCTCAGGTGTTGGAGGTAACTCCTTTTTGATGCCACGCTTGATTTGAAGTTTGAACTGTCTTTCTCTTTTCTATCGTagatcttttgttttcttgtctGAGGTGAACTTTTCatccaaaaaaacaaatgtctAAAGTGAACTTTGGTAGGAATTGGCACCTGTCTCTTGTTAATCTTTGTTTGATGGAGAGTTCAGATTCATCTCAACCTGCTGTTAGCTTCCTTAATTACTTGTTCTTTCCTCTCTCCTTAATAGGAATTGTATAATTTCTATGAAAGAGAGTGAGCACACATATGGGAAAAAACTTTTCTTCTGCGTGAGAGGTGTTGATGCTTTGCAGCTTTTGTTTGTATTCTTCATAAGAACATAATTTTAGATTCTGGTTTTCATTTAAGTATCTTTTGACTATAGACAGCAGTTCATGGAGTCAATCTCCTTTGGTAAGACAGTTTTGGACATTTTCCTGCTTCACATAACTTACTCCCTTTTGATTCAATAATCTAAAGTATAAAACTCAAAAGAACAGTGTGGAGTTTACATTATTGTGGATAGGCTGTCTGCATAATGCCCATAGTGAAATATTTAGAGTTTCATGATTGCCTTTGGAATGTTTATGTGGGTGTCAGCTTTTAATTGCTTATTGCCTGTGAATGCAGTAAAGACCCAGGCTATATAAAGACACCCAGGAAGCTGGGCAATCAGGATGCTGAGGTACAGAATGTCTCTACAATAATGATTGCTGATGTGATTATATGACAGTAATTTTCGGACAAAATGGTTGCATGGATTGAAATGGACAGCTAGGAAGGAAAGAGGCATTTAAGCCAAGCATCCCAACTTTCCTCAAATGATTCTAACTATGATATCCTCATGTCACACAATAATGGGTGCACTTGGTGACTCTGTAAAGCACTTTTCTTAATAATGACGGCAGGTGTCTTGGTTGAGATTATGAGGAAAGTATGTGGCCTGACGTCCGAAAGGTCCAAAGATTTGGTTGCAGAACTTTTTTGGGCCAACATATAGTTTAGATATTTTCTATAGAGGAACTATCTTTGTTAGTGTTCTATAGTAATTTGTAATTTTGCAGGATCCATTGTTAAGTATTGATGTTAACAACTCTCTACGGAATGGAAAATGGTCTCAGCTTTGCCCAACTTGCAAGGTTTGCTTGATATGCCTTTGGGGGCATAAGTACggtataagtgccataacttttgtacggcatttacttgagtgccataattttcaaaacgtttacttgagtgccatgttggaatcgttcacttgagtgccatttttgccggaaaaggcgacgtggactttttgttattattttattaatttctcaatGACACGtggattttctttacattttctaatattttatgaaactttttttattttttattcattttgatgtttttatttttattttaattatttaatatttcaaaaaaaaaaaaagagaaacccttAGGTTTCTCGGTGGTGGCCGACGAGGTCACTAGCGAGGGtctcgccggccaccaccggtCGGCCCGGCCGTCGCGAGGTTAAGGCGACGACCCTCGGGCCATTGGCCGGTGGGGGCGTGAGGCCCTTGCCCGCGGCTGTCAAGGCCGCGATGGCCGTCGAGTAAGCCGACCCCGGCCCCCGGGCCGGCCGGTGGTGGCTAGCaagaccctcgccggccaccaccgagaAATCAAgggtttggccttttttttttgttgaaattttcaataattaaacaaaccagaaaaataaaatctgctaaaaaaaacaaattaatgaaaatttccatgtgtacattaaatattaaaaaaaatcagtttgccggcgccatgtcagcttttctggtgtccacgtcaacgatggtactcaagtgaacgatttttgaaagttataagtgaatgttttgaaagttatggcactcaagtaaacgccgtacaaaagttatagcagcgatagtgtacttatcccgccTTTGGGTTATTCCCTTTTTATCTTCACGAGTACGGATTTGTTAATGTGCATTCGACTTATTGTCATGGTTTTCCATTCAGATTGTTCGACCTGTCCGCTCAAAACACTGTCCTTCATGTAAGCACTGTGTTGAACAGTTTGATCATCATTGCCCTTGGATATCTAACTGTGTTGGGAAGGTAAGAGTTTCTTCTTGCTGGTTAGACTGAGAAAAGAAGCATAGAAAATTTTACCATCAGTATGTTCATGGCTTCCTCTCACTATGTTCACGTGACAAAGTAAAACAATAGATCTGAATATGCTGTTTTATTACAAGACCTTTCTGTATTTTCGCGAGATCTCTGTTCATGGTTGTTTCTTTGAGGCCTGAGCTTTTAATGGTCATTGTTAAGAGTATCATCTGAGTTCTGCTACTCGTTTTGTTCTCCTTTCTCCAAGAAATTACCCATGTTTTAGCTCTCTATTGCATAATGTTTCTGCacctcattaaaaaaaaatttgttattttttaaagttcTCTTCTTACTCTTTGTTTCACAACTAAAATCACTTGCCTATTGCAGAAGAATAAATGGGATttctttgttttgatttgtatGGCCACATTGACGTCATTTCTTGGCGCAGCCATTGCAGTTCAAAGTATGTTCTACTCTGTCTCCCAATTTTTTCTTACATTGCCGTCAGGATTTGTTGTTGACTCATGAAAATAAACTTTTGGCAGGGATATGGACCGCCACAGCCTCATTTTCAATGGGCAAGTCATGGATTCGTTATGTCATGGTTCAACATCCTGGAATTGCTGTTTTTCTGTTCATTGACGGCATTGTTCTGATTGCTGTTACAATTTTGACAACTGCACAGGCATCTCAGGTACTTGTCTAGATTCAGGCAGTTTGTAACCTATTTCTCATCCATAACAGTTGATAGTTCATATCCTTGACATTGTGTTATTTTGATTTTGGTTGATCTTTGTCCATCTAACGGATGGTTGATCCATGTGCATTACTTCGTCAGTCGGTAGAAGATAACGCGGATGCCGGACTCTCTTCTGAACTAGCTGCACTGTAAAACAGAATCCAACATAATTTGTTGATGCAAATGACATATGACATCCGAATCATGATAATTGGCttatacatatacatatggtATTATTTAAATGTATGTGTGTTTGCATCATTCCTTTTTGCATTATTCTTAAATGATTGTTCTTATTATGCCTGCTCATCATACGTACCCTTCTCTTGCCTTTACTCGCTCGAGCAATTTCCTCTGTTTGTTGCATTGTCTGTTACTTCTTCAAGAATGTAACAAGCGATTTTCCGACTTTCATCTTTGATGCAGATAGCCCGGAATATCACCACCAATGAGCTGGCCAATGCCATCCGGTATGGGTACCTTCGTGGTCCAGATGGTCGTTTCCATAATCCCTACAACCATGGGTGCCGGAAAAACTGTGCTGATTTTCTTATCCAGGGATATACTGATGACAATGAGATTGCGTGGCCTTCATTACCACAAGTTCACAGTTAGCACCATTCGGGGAGGATTTGTCAGTTCATGCATGATTAGTACGGAGTTCCCCCAGACCCCTAATTATATATCAGCTGACACCCAGATGTGACAACAGTTCTCTACAATTTAGTTTGTGTGTATCTATTCAAATAGTTGCGGGAAGATCATTCCGAGGTCCATAGCTCATATCCATATACCGTAAAGGGTGTCCCTTCACTAACACCAGAGACGTATAGAGTTGATCCCCAGTTGTTGTACATGTAAACATGAATTTGATTAATTCGGCATGGCAAAGAAGCCACTGGAGTTTTCAGATTGTGCAACTGAATTTTACAATTTCTATCGGtggatcttctttttgtaaGATTGTGTTTACGCATTATGTTCCATCTGTCTTGTTTTAGGAGAACGAGACGGTAGAGGGCTTAAGTATTTGCAAGTACTacaatttgtgtacggcgctcactttagtgtcaagttTTTTAAacatcattcacttgagtgccaagttttttaaaaatcattcacttcggtgccaaattTAATTTGAAGCATACATGGCTACCGGAGAGTCTATGTGGAgtctttgtgaatttttttacataaaaaagcAAGACGACATGGCTCGCCGGAGGCCGACTCAACAATTTGAAAAGCAACACGATGTCATTGAAGCTGAGTTGGCCCAAACATAAAccctaaattcccaaattgaacCCCAAATTAGAAATCCTACCGGGGCTAAAGTAAAATTGAGTCTCCATTTCGGTTTCGTCCCAAAATTAATAGTCCTAGGTCGAAATGAAGGGAAAGAGCTTCAGTAGCAGCTCGAAATCATTTCAACCAACTGAAGAAGATGGTGAGATTTACTATTATTGTGGATTACGGAGTCCAACTGAGTCCAACAAGAACATCTTGAACTTCGTTGAATCCGGGGAGAAGATTCCATGGATGTGGCGGGTATAGAGAGGGGTCGAAGTGCAAATGCTTCAAATGAgttgataaaaaattctcaagtcGAGCCTCCGAGGTGATATTAGAGCTTCTTAAAAGACGGCATGAACCTCCACCTACATTCATGGATGACTTGAACGATGTTGATTTAAGGAAAGCTGAGATGAAGGCTGTAACATCCCTAgtcaatcaattgaagaaataaGTATCAACGAtgaaaagacaaagaaagcgTCATCGAGCATTAATCGTGTTTTTGTTATGTTGTGTAGCCTATATAATGGTCAAGTATAAGGTGTGTGATGAGAAGAAGTTTATCGATCGACCGTAGGTGAAGTTCGATTGGATATGTACTTGTATTGGATAATGTTTaagtaattaatgatttttgtatggATGAAGGGGCTTACTACAGTATTTTGTTGGAAATAGGAGGTTGTAATGCGGTGTTTGCTTAATTTTTGGTCGGTTCTTAGACTAGCTATGTATTGTCAATCTCTTTTTGCTTCGTTTTTGGTTTACTTGTTTGGTTTGCTGCAAATGTGACCGGTGGCTTGCTGCAAATGGGCTGCTCATTTGCTGCTCGGTTGCTCAAGTTGGTGGTTTGCTGCAGTAGTTGCATGGTTCAAATTTAGTGCTTTGAGTTGTTTGATTAACTTACAATTTGTTAAGTGTATTGTTCAACATTTGTTTGCTTAAGATGTTTGGTTACATGCGATGGAGCTATTTGGTTTGGTTGCAAATATTTGCAATAGTAGGTAATTGGGTTTGTGGTTTGCTACAAATGCTGGTTCCTATGGTTAtaatttaagtgccataatttatAAATGCTGATCACATAAGTGCCAATCGGGGTCAAAAAGTGATCACTTTCGTGCCAAGTTATTCCGAAAGTGATCACTAAAGTGCCAAGTTGTTCTGAAAGTGCTCACTTAAGTGCATTATCAAAACCTGCAATACCAATTCGTGCAATAGCAACTTGCTGGTGCATTTGACCTGCGAATGTGACCAAAATCCAGCAATTTATGCACCAACAAACCCTGCAGTACTATTGTGCCTTGGAAATTTGCTTGGTGTATGTTGTGAATGCACCATCAAGTTGCTAGTGCACCTTGCTACATTGTTGGTGCACCAGCAAGTTGCTAGTGCATTCACAACTTACTGGTGCACCAACAACTTACTGGTGCACCAACGCCCGCAATAGCAAATGTTACACTAGCAAAACCTACACCAAAATCTGCACCAGTAAGTACTAACCGCCTTCATGCACCCACCACATCCAGCAAGTATAACCAACCGCCAACAACATCCATAAATGACCAACAACATAATAAGAACAACCACCGGAGTAATGTAAATAACAAAAGCATAATTCAAAAACAAGAAGCCCCGTTGACGTTGAACTCACAATTTACATAAGTTGAATAGACAACCATGTTCTTCGCATCAAAACAACAACACACAGGCAATACGAGttcccaacaaaaaataaatactaaCTGGCAACTACGGTTCCACTCCCCCCTCCTTCCCAATCAGTCAAACATTTACAACCCCGAgctctttttcctttcgatgGCTTGTTCACTTAGTTCATAATCCTAGCACTCTTTCTAATATATGCAAGTTCTGATTCTTCAAGTGGCCTATTGGCCATTGGTTAAGATGAAACTCTTGTTGCCTTCATCCTTGGTGGTTGTTTGGGAGCTGCAtttgttgtcttcttctttggcAAACTCTTCTTTGGCGCTTTGTTGACTCTTGGGTTAGCCTACCTTTGGAGATAAGCATTTCTGAGTTTCTCCTAGGCTACAAGAACATAATAACATAAGCAAATaggcaacaaaatttgaaattgctaTCATTAAATGGACAAATCCTACCAAACAAACTTGTCGAATAGTCATTCCAGTACGTTCATCGATGAATAGGCCATAACCATATTCCTTCAATCTCTTCCCAAGAGCCCCTCTTGTTAGCTAGGGAAGTGGTAGGCGTGTAGCAGCTTCTATTGGCTACGGAGGTGGCGATGCTTGGGCGGTTCACTTAgttcttggccttcttcttaTCTGAAGTGTGGAAACGAGGCTAGACTACTGGCCATAAAGTAAGACAAACAAACAATGTACATCTTCTTGGATATTTTCTCCTCGCTTGTTCAACGGTTGATTCAATGTGCTCTTGTGTTAGCCCTTGATGTGGTTGCACAGCATCCCCTCTTGTTGGCACTTCGGATGGTTGTCATATTTATCATTTTGTTGGCCCTTGAGGTGGCTGCACAGCAAATTGTATTGGGTCTTAAGGTGGCTGCATAGCATTCCCTCTTGTTGCAAGTTCTATTAGCTCTTGCGATGGTAGCGATTAGGCGGTTTGGTCGGATCTTGGCCTTCTTCTCACTCGAAGTGTCGAAACGAGGTTAGACTATTGGCCATAAAAGATGACAAACAAACAATGTACATCTTACTAGATATTTTCTCCTCGATTGTTGAATAGTTGATTCGGTGTGCTCTTGTGTTGGCCCTTCAAGTAGCTGCACAATGTCCCCTTCAGCTGGTTCTTGTGTTGGATCTGCTGTAACCTATTGTTTTTAATATTGTTTCCTCACTTGACAATCTTTTTTATTGTGCCCGAACGTACGGCATGACGAGCACGTCATCTTTGCACCAGCCTTGCTCATCCTTTGCCTAGAAATCTCTCATTCTTACGGTCTTCATCTTCGCTTTGGCCTTCCTAGTTGCTTCTTTAGTGGCAAAAGTGTAGTGGCATCATGATTTGTTAGCTCCCAGAATTTACTACTTCTAATGGATTGCATCATGAATTTGTACACATTAAGATATGACCTCTTGTTGTAGCAATCAGCTAGGTAATGTTCTAGGTTTTCTTGATTCGTTTGGATGGTAGAAACGGCATGTGCGCAAGGAATTCCAGTTAGTTGCCATGTTCCATATGAACACTTCCACCTCCAGAGATGAATGGCATGCATATCGTCattcttttttatctcaaaTCCGTCATCCCCATTCCAAATTGGACAGCAAAACCCATTACTAACCAAGTTCTCATCTAATGTCTTCGTAATTCTAGGACCACATGCTTTAGTCCACTTCGCAACGTCATCTCTTTTATTGCGCAGCCTAGTCATGACCATAAGTAGTATATTCTCGGACATCGCAATGATTGGTTTGCACCTAGCGGGTAATATCTTGTCATCGAAAGCTTCGCTAAGGTTGGTGTTAATGATATCGCACTTGAATTCTTATTTGAAGAAGGCCCTACACCAATGCTTCGCTTCAGTTTGGAACAATGTTTCAAAACCATCCTTGTTTAACTCAAGCAAGCCCTATTTGGCTATCCTAAAGTCGGTCGTGTTAGTGCTTTTTGTAATTTGTCAGAATTGCTTCTACCACTTATCCCCTTTGTACTTATTTGACCGGTTTGCATATACGTGCCTCGCACACATCCTATGCTCGGCATATGGCATCAAGTCAGCCAATGCAGGAACAAGCCCTTACAATATTAAACCAAGAAACAAttgtaagaaaaggaaaaacacaacATAATGCAATGAACATTAGAAAAGAATCAATTGACAATGACATTACCTTCTGTTGATCGCTCATGAAAGCCCAACATGTCCCATCGGTTATCTCCATGTCGGCCAtcatatttttcaagaaccaGGATCAAGTATTCTTATTTTCTATCCTCACAACAACCTAAGCTATTGGAAACATTTGGTTATTCGCATCTCGACCAATTGCGGACAACAATTCACCATTGTATAAACCCTTTAGAAAGCACCCATTCAATCCTACAACTTTTCTACAACCTGATAAAAATCATCGCTTGCATGCATCAAAGCACACATAAAACCTATCAAACATGGTCACTTCATCGGGTAATGGCTTCTCCACAACCTCCGCATACACTCTACTTTGTGGGTTTTGAAGGCTACATTTGTAAGCATAATCCCGAACCTAGGTATATTCTTGCTTGTCTTGACCCAAGAGTGTTCTCATGACCTTATACTTGGCTCTCTTGCACTAATTCTCTGACATGTTAATCCATACACGATCTTTGACCAGTTGCTTTAAGTGAGGACTCCTAATCTCGGGCATCGCCCTGATTGTGTTGAAGAAGCGCTTCGACAACCACTTACTTGTAACCCTTTTGTTATAAAAAACAATTGAACATGTATATTCCTCTTGGAATGATCTAATTTGGAATGATTCGCTCCTCTTACTCGGTGAGGCATAGATCTTCCATGCACAATTACATTATGGACACCTAGCTATCACAAACTCTTTCGTATTTCTAAGAAACTCAATAATCCTCTACTCTGTAGTAGAGTTCTTCACAATAGCATCCTTAAACTATTTCGCATCCTCAAATTTCATGCCAACACATAAAATAGGACATGTTACGGTTGGATCATAGGAACGGTACTTACTTTTCATTCTACCCACGGGTGCGGCTACTTATTCTTCTTGAAGCTCATCATTGGAAGTACCAATCCAATGGTCACTCCCAATTTTGTCATCGTTACCAGTAGGTGTAACAGGTGTAGGTTCTTCCCTATTTGCTGGTCCAACCCCCTCTACTTCTCCAAATCTTGTACCTTTTTTCCTCGCAAAGTCCTTGCGATTTTGCCTTGACCGtgcaagctcatcatcatcatcgtcatcatcctTGGATTATGCAATATCCCAATCTAATCTAGTGATTGCCTCATGAACTATATGGCTTACCCCCCCTCCCTGTCCTCCCTTTCCTCACTATCCTCCCTGTTCTTACAATCCCGCCTATTACCCTAATCCTCCCTACCTGCCCACTCTTTATGTTCTTCTACAATAGTTTCATCTCCATGAGAAGTGAAATCAAGGCTTACTTCTCCTGTTTCGGGTATGTGTTCATGTtgagcatcatcatcatcttcatcattgcTATCACTATCGACATACACTTTCACTTCGTTGCCATGAAGATAGTGATAAATCGGATCCTTAAACACATTCTCATCCCAAAACTGTCTCATTCCATCCCTCAAACCCTTCCTAGGAACACAATAAAGCAATTTACCTACTTTGCAGCCGTACAAGTGCACTATATCACTCACGAAAGAAATATACGACGATGTCCTTATATCGAGGAAAATGGTTCATTTATTTCCACTTTCGTAGTCTCACTCATTGGTGCCAATCACAAAATTCCCGCCATAACAAATAATGACAGCAATAGGACTCTTGTCCATGCCTacaccaaaggaaaaaaaagtaaaaaaaatatatcagcTTTTGGGACCACAATCAATAAATTCACATGGAGGTCCCCACCGGCCTGCTTTTGATTAAAGAGTCATTATTTGCCGTCTAGTATCAACAAAGCAACAGAAAAACCAATGCATAGTATTTTAGATTCAAGAATTTGAGGTCCCTACGACATTAGCTTCATTAGTTcctatcaaataaaaaatattttcaatctgCAAAGGCATCGAAGGTTGTGATTAACCAAGCGGACCGAAAGGGATCCAAAGAATTTAACTTCCAAAGGGACCGAAGGGACCTCTGTTTATGGGGGCGCAGTGTATTCCTTTATCAAGAAACCAAAGGCAGAGGCTGTTA
It encodes the following:
- the LOC115736004 gene encoding probable protein S-acyltransferase 23, giving the protein MASSEIEVTESSGAANTQNPPNEAAAVDVFSASAYGDLEKLREFVEQEGASLSSPDASGYYALQWGALNNFADVVQYIIEHGGNVNATDNVKQTALHWAAVRGSVAVADVLLQNGAWVEAADINGYRAVHVAAQYAQTAFLNHIVARYHADYDAPDNDGRSPLHWAAYKGYADTIRLLLFRDASQGRQDKEGCTPLHWAASRGNVEACTVLVLAGTKEELKVKDNAGVTPAQLASNRGHRAVAYFLSNAERAMSNHWTDKIRSGKIGDTGYAPVLLCVIISCTILFINSVLAAPDLPKVTASVGLWAWTAISLAVGSLIMVLRCWSKDPGYIKTPRKLGNQDAEDPLLSIDVNNSLRNGKWSQLCPTCKIVRPVRSKHCPSCKHCVEQFDHHCPWISNCVGKKNKWDFFVLICMATLTSFLGAAIAVQRIWTATASFSMGKSWIRYVMVQHPGIAVFLFIDGIVLIAVTILTTAQASQIARNITTNELANAIRYGYLRGPDGRFHNPYNHGCRKNCADFLIQGYTDDNEIAWPSLPQVHS